A section of the Telopea speciosissima isolate NSW1024214 ecotype Mountain lineage chromosome 3, Tspe_v1, whole genome shotgun sequence genome encodes:
- the LOC122656405 gene encoding protein TAPETUM DETERMINANT 1-like isoform X2 yields MKKLSNRRIALFASAAVAFSVVGLVLTLLTGMQHVQQRSVDRRSAVRISEQSNRILSSSHRKLLHTAAGAGVGVGVGVVEPSRVWGEKCSRSDIVVNQGATSPLPNGIPTYTVEIVNACTVTGCEISAIHLSCGWFSSARLINPKLFKRLRYDDCVVNDGKPLPSGATLSFQYANSFPYQLAVSSVVCC; encoded by the exons ATGAAGAAACTCTCAAATCGGCGCATCGCCCTATTTGCATCTGCGGCGGTGGCTTTTTCAGTAGTCGGACTAGTGCTCACTCTTCTTACCG GTATGCAACATGTGCAGCAGCGTTCGGTGGATCGGAGGAGTGCCGTGAGGATAAGCGAACAAAGTAATCGCATCTTATCTTCTTCGCATCGCAAACTTCTCCACACCG CGGCCGGAGCGGGAGTGGGAGTGGGAGTGGGAGTGGTGGAGCCGAGTAGAGTGTGGGGTGAGAAATGTTCGAGATCGGACATAGTGGTGAACCAGGGAGCTACATCCCCATTGCCAAATGGCATCCCGACGTACACGGTGGAGATAGTGAACGCGTGCACTGTAACGGGTTGCGAGATTTCGGCCATCCACCTCAGTTGCGGCTGGTTCAGCTCGGCTCGTCTTATCAACCCAAAGCTGTTCAAACGCCTACGCTACGATGACTGCGTCGTCAATGACGGCAAGCCCCTCCCCAGCGGCGCCACCCTCTCCTTCCAGTACGCTAACTCTTTCCCTTACCAACTCGCTGTCTCCTCAGTCGTCTGCTGCTga
- the LOC122656405 gene encoding protein TAPETUM DETERMINANT 1-like isoform X1: protein MKKLSNRRIALFASAAVAFSVVGLVLTLLTGMQHVQQRSVDRRSAVRISEQSNRILSSSHRKLLHTAAAGAGVGVGVGVVEPSRVWGEKCSRSDIVVNQGATSPLPNGIPTYTVEIVNACTVTGCEISAIHLSCGWFSSARLINPKLFKRLRYDDCVVNDGKPLPSGATLSFQYANSFPYQLAVSSVVCC from the exons ATGAAGAAACTCTCAAATCGGCGCATCGCCCTATTTGCATCTGCGGCGGTGGCTTTTTCAGTAGTCGGACTAGTGCTCACTCTTCTTACCG GTATGCAACATGTGCAGCAGCGTTCGGTGGATCGGAGGAGTGCCGTGAGGATAAGCGAACAAAGTAATCGCATCTTATCTTCTTCGCATCGCAAACTTCTCCACACCG CAGCGGCCGGAGCGGGAGTGGGAGTGGGAGTGGGAGTGGTGGAGCCGAGTAGAGTGTGGGGTGAGAAATGTTCGAGATCGGACATAGTGGTGAACCAGGGAGCTACATCCCCATTGCCAAATGGCATCCCGACGTACACGGTGGAGATAGTGAACGCGTGCACTGTAACGGGTTGCGAGATTTCGGCCATCCACCTCAGTTGCGGCTGGTTCAGCTCGGCTCGTCTTATCAACCCAAAGCTGTTCAAACGCCTACGCTACGATGACTGCGTCGTCAATGACGGCAAGCCCCTCCCCAGCGGCGCCACCCTCTCCTTCCAGTACGCTAACTCTTTCCCTTACCAACTCGCTGTCTCCTCAGTCGTCTGCTGCTga